Proteins found in one Methylobacterium sp. CB376 genomic segment:
- a CDS encoding glucosamine inositolphosphorylceramide transferase family protein, translated as MVEEVKLLVAVRVPESSDRSWHCDLLKRINAVPMVTAQVIWGARQKPLPFALRCVFDPSRERSTYEAAASERSSMVEQASSSEADSPKPDILLDLCGGVAEGYCPTWSLMADGEDVESGVLSSIVRGRAPVIYIFDRSAGDVIASARPHTEANGKIYQVFEEYMQVAQRLVCGAVAGCRTSVGDRPPRVADELGLGDLARYARSRLTHDVVKGAYRTLCYAPHWRVGWRIVDGADIVDLKEMPCTAWNELPDDGFHFYADPFPIEVNGRIVLFVEDFDHRVGRGVISAVEFNSSGPVSRPVPVLSSSAHFSYPFVFQHDGEIWMVPESASARRVELYRAKRFPDVWEHEAVLLNDVEASDATLIRVDGRWWMMATVRFEGGSYSDALCLWSAEKITGPWIAHRKNPVLVDAAAARPAGRVVSRGGSLIRPVQDCRLGYGAALALAKITRLDEAAFEQSVVASIKPGPSWRGTRLHTLNRAGKLEFIDGSSRSYKAGAYLRRWTGRRLREGSSGEAECQSVLAGSRCGWPMRSSAAEAPAGWCSR; from the coding sequence GTGGTGGAGGAGGTGAAGTTGCTCGTCGCCGTTCGAGTTCCCGAATCCTCAGACAGAAGCTGGCACTGCGATCTCCTCAAGAGGATAAACGCCGTTCCCATGGTCACGGCGCAGGTCATCTGGGGGGCGAGGCAGAAACCGCTTCCCTTCGCTCTCAGGTGTGTTTTCGATCCGAGCCGCGAAAGATCGACCTACGAAGCAGCCGCCTCGGAACGTTCAAGTATGGTCGAGCAAGCGAGTTCGTCCGAAGCGGATTCGCCCAAGCCCGACATTCTACTGGATCTATGTGGCGGCGTTGCGGAGGGCTATTGTCCGACATGGTCGCTGATGGCTGATGGCGAGGACGTTGAAAGCGGCGTACTGAGCTCCATAGTGCGGGGACGCGCACCAGTCATCTACATTTTCGACAGATCGGCCGGCGATGTGATTGCGTCGGCTCGGCCGCACACGGAAGCGAATGGTAAAATTTATCAGGTATTCGAAGAATACATGCAAGTTGCTCAGCGGCTGGTCTGTGGGGCGGTCGCGGGCTGTCGGACATCGGTCGGTGACCGGCCGCCGAGAGTGGCAGACGAGCTAGGCTTGGGAGATCTGGCCCGTTACGCGCGATCGCGCCTAACCCATGACGTCGTGAAGGGTGCCTACCGTACTCTCTGCTACGCACCACATTGGCGGGTTGGCTGGCGGATCGTGGACGGTGCGGACATCGTGGACCTTAAGGAAATGCCCTGTACTGCCTGGAACGAGTTACCGGACGATGGCTTTCACTTCTATGCGGATCCGTTTCCAATTGAGGTGAATGGCAGAATCGTGCTTTTCGTCGAGGATTTTGACCACCGGGTCGGCCGCGGAGTGATATCGGCTGTGGAGTTCAACTCTTCAGGTCCGGTGAGCAGACCGGTTCCGGTTTTGTCGTCCTCTGCTCATTTCTCATACCCGTTCGTCTTCCAGCACGATGGGGAGATCTGGATGGTTCCAGAGAGTGCGTCGGCGCGGCGAGTGGAGCTCTACAGGGCGAAGAGATTTCCTGATGTTTGGGAGCACGAGGCGGTGCTTCTGAACGATGTCGAGGCAAGCGATGCGACACTCATCCGGGTGGATGGGCGATGGTGGATGATGGCGACCGTACGCTTTGAGGGCGGCTCTTATTCGGACGCCCTATGCCTCTGGTCAGCAGAGAAAATCACGGGGCCTTGGATTGCGCATCGGAAGAACCCTGTACTGGTCGATGCGGCAGCTGCGCGACCGGCCGGCCGCGTAGTGTCGCGCGGGGGCAGCCTCATACGGCCGGTCCAAGATTGCCGCCTCGGATATGGAGCTGCACTCGCTCTGGCGAAGATCACGCGGCTCGACGAGGCGGCCTTCGAACAGTCGGTTGTCGCATCGATCAAGCCTGGCCCCTCCTGGCGAGGCACTCGGCTTCACACTCTTAACCGCGCTGGTAAGCTTGAGTTCATCGATGGATCGTCCAGATCGTACAAGGCCGGAGCGTATCTCAGACGTTGGACGGGGCGTCGACTGCGCGAGGGCTCGTCTGGGGAAGCGGAGTGTCAAAGCGTTCTTGCGGGAAGCAGGTGCGGCTGGCCGATGAGGTCGTCCGCCGCGGAAGCGCCTGCTGGCTGGTGTAGCAGATGA
- a CDS encoding carboxylate--amine ligase has product MFVGSALVVLGQLNGLGVVRSLGEAGVKSCVVDRSRMAPALWSRHALPIVSGNMSGEGFVETLLGLGKSFSEPPVLFNTDEMSVLPISRSRDRLASAFKFRLPDHEILCTLQDKARFHEFAVSQRLPVPGTALIRREAEIRELGRLRYPVVVKAANKGAVHAGKMPGLIGCACEAEAASVCGRYLEDSEGLVVQEWIDGAVDEIFFCLFYCGSPGDATAMFTGRKLASTPRFGLTAYCQAAPEAAGLLEPLTRNFIECAKYVGLGSVEYKWDRSRSKFLIVEPTVGRTDMQEEIATLSGVNIPLIAYRYERGEAAHVRGAVSSGVVWRSSWLEPLRGVKAKIPHQAVVYDGFWRRDDPLPGFARYGFNLCSSLLKKARNVRMLTRNS; this is encoded by the coding sequence ATGTTCGTCGGTTCGGCTCTCGTTGTACTTGGTCAGCTTAATGGGCTCGGCGTTGTCCGCAGTCTGGGTGAAGCTGGGGTCAAGAGCTGCGTTGTCGATCGCAGCCGAATGGCGCCTGCACTTTGGTCGCGTCATGCACTGCCTATTGTGAGCGGCAACATGTCGGGCGAAGGTTTTGTCGAGACCCTTCTTGGCCTCGGGAAAAGCTTCAGCGAGCCGCCAGTGCTTTTTAACACGGACGAGATGTCTGTTCTGCCGATCTCGCGCAGCCGCGACAGGCTTGCCAGCGCATTCAAGTTCCGGTTACCTGATCACGAGATCCTATGCACGCTCCAGGATAAGGCGCGCTTCCACGAATTCGCGGTGTCGCAACGGCTTCCTGTCCCTGGCACGGCACTGATTCGACGCGAGGCCGAGATCCGAGAACTGGGACGCCTCCGCTATCCGGTTGTCGTCAAGGCTGCAAACAAAGGCGCAGTCCATGCAGGCAAAATGCCCGGCCTGATTGGCTGCGCCTGCGAAGCAGAAGCTGCGTCCGTATGCGGCAGATATTTGGAAGACTCGGAGGGCTTGGTAGTTCAGGAATGGATCGATGGCGCGGTAGACGAGATATTCTTTTGCCTTTTTTATTGCGGTAGCCCTGGCGATGCGACTGCTATGTTTACGGGGCGGAAACTCGCCAGTACTCCCCGTTTCGGGTTGACGGCGTATTGCCAAGCGGCTCCAGAAGCGGCTGGGCTCTTGGAGCCATTAACGCGAAATTTCATCGAATGCGCGAAGTATGTGGGGTTAGGTAGCGTTGAGTACAAATGGGACAGGTCAAGGAGCAAATTTCTCATCGTTGAGCCGACTGTCGGTCGTACCGACATGCAGGAAGAAATCGCGACGCTAAGTGGCGTTAACATTCCTCTGATCGCATATAGGTATGAGCGTGGGGAAGCTGCACACGTTCGCGGAGCAGTTAGTTCGGGCGTTGTCTGGAGGTCGTCATGGTTGGAGCCGCTTAGAGGAGTAAAAGCCAAAATACCCCATCAGGCGGTGGTGTATGACGGGTTTTGGCGTCGTGACGATCCGCTCCCTGGTTTCGCGAGATACGGATTTAATCTATGCAGCAGCTTGCTTAAAAAAGCTCGGAACGTTCGCATGCTCACGAGAAATAGCTGA